Genomic window (Comamonas endophytica):
GGCCCAGCGTCTTGCGGCCGATGCGCTGCTGCAGCTCGGCAAAGGGCTGGGCCCGGCCGTCGCGCCAGACCAGGATCTCGCCATCGAGCACCGTGCCGTCGGGCAGGCCCGCGCCCATGGCCTGCAGTTCCGGATAGCGGTCGCTGACCAGTTCCTCGCCACGGGTCCACACGGCCACCTGCCCTGCCCGCTTGACCAGCTGCGCGCGGATGCCATCCCATTTCCATTCGACCAGCCAGCCATCGGACGGCCCGAGCGTGGCATCGAACTGCGCCAGCGGGATGTTGAAGGGATGCGCCAGGAAGAACGGATAGGGCTGGCCGCCCTGCGCGCCGGTGCCGGCCTCTGCGTCCGCGGGCGCGACCAGCGCCGCATAGTCCTCGGCCGAGGGCTGCGCGCCGATGTGCGTGTAGCCCATCAGGCGCTGGGCGATCAGCTTGGCATCGATGCCGCTGACGGCGGCCAGCGCCTGCGTCACCTGCAGCCGCGATACGCCGACGCGGAAGGCTCCCGTGATCAGCTTGAAATACACCAGCCGCTGCCCGGGGGCCAGCATGCGCCACTGCGCCTGCAGCAGGCCCGCCAGTTCCTCGGGCGATTTGCCGCGCAGCGGCAGCAGGTGCTGCTGCATCCAGTCGGCCAGCGGCAGCTCCACGGCTTCCTCGGATTCGGGCAGCAGCAGCGCAATCGTCTCGGCCAGGTCGCCCACGGCGTGGTAGCTCTCATCGAACAGCCACTCCGGCAGCCCGGCCGCCAGGCGCGCCTGCTCGCGCAGCAGCTTCACCGGCACCAGCTGGCGCGGCTTGCCGCCGGCCAGGAAATACACCGCCCAGGCAGCGTCGCGCGCGGGCGCGGCGCGCAGGTATTGCTGCAGCGCGGCCTGCTTGGCCAGGCTGGCCGTGGAGGCGTCGAGCTGGCGGTAGAGTTCGGCAAAGGCTTTCATTCGGACGCGGGCGCCTCCTCGGCATCGGCGCGCGCCGCGGCATCGTCCGATTCGTCATGGTCGCCATATTCGGTGGTGAAGCCCTGGGCCTGCAGCCCCTGCTCGCAAAGCCAGCGCACCATCACGGCGACGCTGCCATGGGTGACGAAGATGCGTTCGGCGCCGGTCGCGAGAATCGCGGACTGCAGCCCGGGCCAGTCGGCATGGTCCGAGACCACGAAGCCGCGGTCCACGCCGCGGCGGCGGCGCGTGCCGCGCAGCTTCATCCAGCCGCTGGCAAAGGCATCCGAGGGGTTGGGAAAGCGGCGCATCCAGCTGGTGCGCCCGGCCGAAGGCGGGGCAATGACCAGCGCGCGCGACAGCATGGCTTTGTCCAGCGCCGGATCGGTCGCATGGAAGGTCGGCGGCAGCGCCACGCCGGCTTCGCGGTAGATCGCGTTGATCGGCTCGACGGCGCCATGCGCGACGATCGGCCCTATCGAGGCATCGACGCCATATTGCAGCCGCTGCGCCTTGCCCAGCGCATAGGCATAGAGCACCGACGCGCGCCCGGCCTCGGCGTTCGCGCGCCACCAGGCGTTGATGTCGGCAAACAGCTCGGGCTGCGTGGGCCAGCGGTAGATCGGCAGGCCGAAGGTGGATTCGGTGATGAAGGTATCGCAGCGCACCGGCTCGAAGGGCGCGCAGGTGCCGTCGTCCTCGAGCTTGTAGTCGCCCGAGGCGACCCAGACGCGCCCGCCATGCTCGAGCCGCACCTGCGCCGAGCCCAGCACGTGGCCCGCCGGATGCAGCGACAGCCGCACGCCGTGGTGCTCTATGGCCTCGCCGTAGGCCAGCGTCTGCAGCGTGATGTCCTGGCCCAGGCGCCGGCGCAGGATCGGCGCGCTGTCTTGGTGCGCGAGGTAATGCGCGCTGCCATAGCGCGCATGGTCGCTGTGCGCATGGGTGATGACCGCGCGCTCCACGGGCCGCCAGGGGTCGATATAGAAATCGCCGGGCGGGCAGTACAGCCCTTCGGGGCGGGCAATGATCAGGTCCGCTTCAGCACGCATGCTGTGGATGCTATGCGGGCCCTGGCAGGCGGGCTGTAGGACGGCGGCACGAAGCTCGGCAGTGCGCCACGGCGCTTGCAACCCGCAGTCCTCAGGCGATGCGCTCGATCCGCTGCATGGCCTGTTCCAGCTGCTCGGCAGTGGCCGCGACGCAAGGTGCGAAGCGCGGGCTCAGGCGCTTTTCGCCGCGCAGGCGCTCGGCATAGCGCAGCGCCAGCGCGTGCGCTTCGCGCCATATGGCCCCGCTGATCGCGGCAATGATGCGAGCGGGACGCAGCGTATCGGCCATGGCACCGCCAGTACGCGGCGCAAATGCCATGGGCGTCATGTCATAGGCCGGTGCCAGTCTGTAGGGCCGGCCACTTTCCGAGGTGAACGACAGATTGCCCGCATGCATGTCGGTGTTGCCGATGAGCACCCCATAGGCCCACAGCAGCTGGACCTGCGCCACGGCCTCGGGCAGCACCTGGCCCTCGCGCGCCAGTGCCTGGGTGCTGTCGAACCAGTTGCCGCCCTGGCCGACGAACTCGGCATCGAGCGCGGCCAGGGACAGCAGCGCCGACCGGCCCAGCGCGCCAATGCGGTCGAAGCGCACCACTTCGAGAAAGCGCTGACCGGCGCTGTCCACTATCGCACTGCGCGCCGCGGGCACGCCGGCTGCATGCAGTGTCTCCAGCGCGTGATGCTCGGCCAGCAGCAGATCGCGCCAGCGCTCGGCCACGGCATTGTCCTCACGTGCGCTGAACTTGACGATCACGTGGGCCGGACCGCCCTGCGTCTGCACATAGGCCGTGAACTTGGGCTGCTCCCCGCCTGCCGAGGAACCGGGCAGCTCACCAGCATCGGCACTCGCCGCCAGCGCGACATAGGTGCGCGCCCGGCCCTGCAGCGCCACGGGCTCGGGCGCGGGCAGGTCTATGAACATCTGCTCGGCGCGTTCGCCCACCAGCAGATTGCCCGCAAGATCATGCCCATGCTGCTGCAGCGCCTGGATCACATCCGCATCGCTCCAGTCGCCCAGCCGTTCGGGCAGACGCAGGACGGCGGCATTCCTGCGCGCATACGCACGGCCCAGATAACCCTGCGGGCGCATATCGAACAGCCACCAGGGCAATCCGTCGGTATAGCCGCTCTTGCCGCCCTCGGCAACCAGCACGAAGCCCTCGGGGCGCACCGGCCGAAGCACGCCCAGGCGCTGCAGCTGTCCTTCGGCCGTCACCCGGGAAACCGGGGCAACGAGATGCGCGCGCGCCTTGTCCTGCAAGGCATAGTGAATAGCACCTTGAATAGCGACTTTCAAGACGTCTGTAGCGATGCTTTTGAGCACACGGGACATCGTGGGCTGGCTGACGGCGAGAGCGACGCAAAGCTCCTGGCTGGTGCGAGGACCGGAAGCCAGCAGCTGTTCGATACGTTGGGCATGGAGGTTGTTCACCCACGCATGATGCCAGAATGAATATCGCCTTGAATAGCTATGTGAATAAGCGATGAATAGCGATGTTCAGTCAGTGTCCACGATTTCCACCCAGTTGGCGCCCTTTCCGGCAGGCGCCGAATCAGCGCGCCGCAGCGCACCCGTCTCGAAGTCGATCGCATAGAGCCCGACCTCAGGGCTTTTCTCGCCCGTGACGACCAGCCAGCGCCCGCGCGGATCGATGGCAATGCCGCGCGGCTGCTTTTCCACTTGTAAATACCCGCTGTAAATGAGCTCGCCGGATAGGGGATTGGCGCGGTACCAACTCACGGTGCTGGTGGTGCGCTCCGTGGCATAGACAAAGCGGCCATCGGGCGAGACCTTGATATCCGCGGCCCAGATGCGCGGTGTGTCATCGACTGGCCCACCCGCGCGGATCATGCCCTTTGGCAGCTGCTGGAGCAGCGCTGGCTCATTGGCTGCCGATCCCAGCAGGCGCAGCGCCCCGGTGCCGCGGTCGATGGCATAGGTGCTCACGCCGCCGGACAGCTCATTGAGCACATAGAGAAAACGGCCGTTGGGCGCCGGCGCGATATGCCGCGGACCCGTTCCCTGCTCTGCCTGGACAAAGCCCGTGCCAATGGGGGTCAGCGCGCCGTTGCGCTCATCGAAGGCCAGTTGCAGCACCCGGTCCGCGCCCAACAGGGCCACGTAGGCAAAGCGATTGCTGGGATCGACGACGATGGAATGTGCGTGTCGGCCGGTCTTGTGCAGCTCCAGCGGCTCACCCTGGACCACGCCACCCGGGCCGATGGGGCTCACGCTGATCTGGTCGCCGTCATAGGAGGCCGCCAGCAGGTAGCGCCCGCTGCGGTCGGTGGCGATATGGGGCATGTTCTGCGGCAGCCCGGTGGTCGCCACACGATCGAGCGCGCCGCTCGTGCCGTCGATGCGATAGCTGACCACCGCATGGGGCTGCGCGTAGAGGCTGGCATAGAGATGGCGCCCATCGGGGCTTTGCGCCAGCGGCATCACCAGCGGCCCAGCCTCGGTCGTCGCCAGGGGCTGCAGCCTGCCCTGGGCGCGGTCGATGCGGTAGCTGGAGATGGTGCCGTCCTCGGCATTGGAGACATAGGCAAAGGTTCCCGCCTGCGCCGCGAGGCTGCACGCTGCTGCCACTATCAAGGCAATGTGTTTCATAGTGAGCAGCAGTGTAGGTCGGCTGCTCGCTGCCGGCCTGCAGCGAGCTTGCGCGTGTTGCGGTTATTGGCTCGGCGGGTTCAGGCTGCCACGCTCTGCGCGAGGGTGGACATATCCACCACGAAACGGTACTTCACATCGCTCCTGAGCATGCGCTCATAGGCTTCGTTGATCTGCGACATGGCAATCACCTCGATGTCCGAGACGATGCCGTGGCGCGCGCAGAAGTCGAGCATCTCCTGCGTCTCGGCAATGCCGCCGATCAGCGAGCCGGCCAGGCGGCGGCGCTTCATGATCAGGCTGAAGACCGAGGGCATGGGATGCGGCGTGGCGGGTGCGCCGACCAGTGTCATGGTGCCGTCGAGCTTGAGCAGCGCGAGGAATGGGTCGAGGTCATGCGAGGCCGCGACGGTGTTCAGGATGAAATCGAAGCTGTTGGCGTGCGCCGCCATCTGCGCCGGGTCCCTGGACACCACCACTTCCTTGGCGCCCAGGCGCAGTGCGTCCTCGGTCTTGCCGGGCGAGGTGGTGAACAGCACCACATGCGCGCCCATGGCGGCGGCGATCTTCACGCCCATGTGGCCCAGCCCGCCCAGGCCGACGATGCCGACCTTCTGGCCCGGGCCGACCTTCCACTGGCGCAGCGGCGAATAGGTGGTGATGCCCGCGCACAGCAGCGGCGCCACGGCCGCCAGCTCTGCTTCGGCATGCGACACCCGCAGCACGAACTTCTCGTGCACCACGATGTGGTCGGAATAGCCGCCCAGCGTGTTCTCGCGCGACACCTGCTCCGGGCTGTCGTAGGTGCCGGTGAAGCCGTTGTCGCAGTACTGCTCCAGGCCGTCGGCGCAGGGCTGGCAGCGCTGGCAGCTGTCGACCATGCAGCCCACGCCGACGATGTCGCCCACCTTGAACTTGGAGACGCCATTGCCGATGGCGCGCACGCGGCCGACGATCTCGTGGCCGGGAACGCAAGGGTACTTGGCCGGGCCCCATTCGCTGCGCGCCGTGTGCAGGTCGGAGTGGCAGACGCCGCAGTGCAGGATGTCGATGGCCACGTCGCGCTGCTGCGGCGCGCGCCGTTCGAAGGTGAAGGGCGCCAGCGGCGTGGTGGCGGACTGGGCGGCATAGGCGTGGGCAAGGGTCATGAAGGCTCTCCGTGGTTGAACGCCGGAGCCGGCGCAAGGCCTTCAAGAATATCGGCATTGCGTGAAGGGCCAGCGGTTTTTAGCGGCTAAAACCCGTCACTGCGTGTTGCCTCCCCCTCCTGGCGCTTCATTTGCGCAGCACGCGCCGGTAGAAGAATGCGAACAGCGCCGCAAAGCAGCCCATCCCCAGCCACATGGCGGGCGTGAAGCCCTGCTCCACCAGCGCCAGCGGCGCATCCCTGCCGCTGAAACCGATCAGCGCGGCGATCAGCAGGCCGGTCAGGCTCTCGCCCACGATGAGCCCCGAAGCCAGCAGCAGTCCGCGCTCGCTGGCCGTGTCGATCCACGCCTTGCCGTGGCGCGCACCGTGGCGCTGGATGGCACGCTGCACCAGCCAGCCCAGCAGCGCGCCCAGCGCCAGCGTCATGCCGATGGTCGGCGGCAGGTAGATGCCCAGCCCCACGGCCAGCGGCGGCAGCGCGCCCTTGCCCGCGCGGCGCAACGCCACGTCGGCGAGGATGACCAGCACCCCGAGCGCCATGCCTAGCCCCAGCATGGTCCAGTCGAGGCCACCGGTGAAGATGCCGTTGGCGATCTGCGTCATCAGCGTCGCCTGAAGCGCGGCCAGCGCCTGTGCTGCATCCATGCCCTCGCGCGGCATGGCGCCGGCAAAGCCATAGGCGTTGTAGAGCAGATCGAGCACCGGCGGGATGACCAATGCCCCGACCAGCACGCCGATGATCAGCACCGCCTGCTGCCGCCAGGGGGTCGCGCCGACGAGATAGCCGGTCTTCAGGTCCTGCAGGTTGTCGTTGGAGATCGCCGCCATCGCCAGCACCGACGACACCATGAACAGCACCAGCGCCACGCCCAGCTGGCCCGAAACGCTGTCCGCATAGGCCGGCGCCAGCGCATGCAGCGCCAACAGCGACAGGCCCATCAGGATGGTGGCGATGATGCCGATGCCCGAGATCGGGCTGGCCGAGGAGCCCACCAGCCCCGCCATGTAGCCGCAGGCCGCGGCCACCAGGAAGCCGAACACCGCAGCAAACACCACGCACAGCGCCGACAGGCCATGGCGCGCCGCGGCCGACAGCCCGGGCATGTGCTGGGCGATGAAGTAGTCCACCACGGCAAACAGCACGCCCAGCGCCGCCAGGCCGATCAGCAGCATCCAGCGGCGCGGCATGTCGCGGTCGGTTTCATCGGAGGCTGCCGGCGCGTCGGCGCGCCGGGCCGGCTGGTTGCGCATCGCCTGCAGGATCGGCCGGGCCAGCGTGGCCACGGTCCACAGCGCGGCAACGCCAATGACGCCCGCGCCCAGGAAGCGTGCCTTGCCGCTCCACAGCTGCAGGGCCAGGGCCGATACCGCCTGGCCCGCCTCGGGCGTGGCCTGCGCCGTCAGCCATGGCACCACCAGGCCCCAGCACAGCACCAGGCCCAGCAGCACCGCCGCGCCCGCCGCTGCGCCCATCAGATAGCCCGCAGCCAGCAGCGCCGGCGAGAAGCCCGCGGCAAAGCGAAAGGCCACGCTGCCCGCGGGTATCCATACGTTGACCGCATCGCCCAGCACACGAAAACCGCTGCCGAACAGCCCGAACAGTGCCGCCAGCCCCGTGCCCCAGGCCAATTCGCGCAGGCCGCTGCTGCTGGGCGCGTCCTCCTCCTGGTGGCGCTGCGCATCGCCCACGCGCAGCACCTCGGCGGCCGCCAGGCCCTCGGGGTATGGCAGGTGCGGCGACTGCACGACCATCACGCGGCGCAGCGGCACGGTGAACAGCACGCCCAGCGTGCCGCCCGCCGCGCAGAGCAGCGCCGTCTGCCAGAACGGAAACCCGCTCCACAGCCCCAGCATCAGCAGGCCCGGCAGCACGAAGATCACCGAGGACAGCGTGCCGGCCGCCGAGGCCTGCGTCTGCACCATGTTGTTCTCCAGGATGTTGGAGTCCTTGAAGCGGTACAGCAGCGCCATGGAAATGACGGCGGCCGGAATGGCCGAGGCGAAGGTCAGCCCGACCTTCAGGCCGAGGTAGACATTCGCAGCGGTGAAGGCCAGGGTGATCAGCGCCCCGAGCACCACACCGCGCAGCGTGAACTCGCGCAGGGGTTGGGTGTTTGTCATGCGCTGAGATGTTAAGACCTGCAGCCGGCACCACTGCCATCAAGCCCATTGGCGCGTGCGCACGCGTGCGGCGAGCCCCGGCGCCGCCGCAGCGCAAGTGAGCGCCCCTTGCGAAAAGCGCCGCGAGCGCAGAGCCGATGCACATTGCCCGCTGGCGCATGACACGGCCTCGCTGGCGGCAGCCCAAGCCGTCACTGGGCAGCTGAATGTCTGCCGCTGGAAATTTCGAATCGACGGCTTCGATCCTTTGCAGTCACCGCTCCCGGCGGACCGACGCCATTCCTGTGTTTGCCAGCGCAGCGCCGAACATGCCACGGTAGGCCCTGGGCGTAAGGCCCAGCCTGGATTTGAAGTGATGCCTCAATGCCTGCGCACTGCCGAACCCCACTTGCATGCCAATGTCGTCCAACGGCATCGAACTGCTTTCAAGGAGCCGCTGTGCTTGCGCCACGCGTTCGGCGTTGAGCCATTGCCCTGGAGGCAGACCTGTTGCTGCGATGAAGCGGCGAAGGAATGTCCTTGGGCTCATGAGCACGATTTCCGCCATGCGGTCAACTGTCCAGTGGGCTTGGAGATCCGTCCGGATCTGCTCCAGCAAGTCGGAGAGCCGGCTCCATCGATGCGGCTGCACGGGGCGTTCGATGAACTGTGCTTGACCACCGCTGCGGTGAGGTGGCATCACCAGACGCCGGGCCACGCTGTTGGCGGCTGCCACGCCATAGTCGCTGCGCACGATGTGCAGCATCAGATCCATGCCGGCAGCGCTTCCTGCCGAAGTCAGAATGCGGTCTTCCTCGGCATAGAGCACTTCGGCATCGACCTCGATGGCCGGATGCCGACTGCGCAGTGCCTCGGCATAGCGCCAGTGCGTGGCGGCCCGACGGCCATCCAGCAGCCCGGTGGCGGCAAGGACGAAGGCGCCGGAGCAAATGGACGCCAGACGGGCGCCACGTTCCCAGGCCATGCGCAGGCGCTGCGCCAACTCCTCGGGTACTGGAACTTGCGGCCCCTTCCACCCGGCCATGACGATCAGGTCCGCATGCTCCAACAGATCGGCTTGTCCGTCGGCCATGACGCGCAGGCCGCCGTGCGCGCGCAAGACGCCAGGCTCGACGGCAGCACTGGCAAAGCGATACCAGCCAGGACCCATCTCCGGACGTGTCAACCCGAAGATTTCGGCCACGATGGAGAACTCGAAAGTACACAGGCCGTCATAGACCGGCGCCACGACCAGAGGTCCATGGGTGGAAACCGCAGTTGGCGTGATTTCATCGATGGCTGTCATATCCGCCAATTGTGACTTGCCTGCCGCCAAGGCAAGATCAGCTTCATTGCACAAACACATCATCCCTGCCATGTCGACCAAACCCACTGAAGTCACCGCAATTCCTGCCGCGCCGCCTGCCGTCGCAGAAGCCCATTTCGCCGCAGAATTCAGTTTTGAAACCGATTGCTGGGATGTCCATGACGGACTGCGGAAGGGGCCCGATTTCGTGCTGCTCGACGTCCGGTCTCCGACGCTATTCGCCATGGGACATATTCCAGGAGCCATCAATCTGCCCCACGGCAAGATCGTCGAGAGCAAATTGATGGATTGGCCCAAGCAAACGCTTTTTGTCACTTACTGCGCTGGACCTCATTGCAACGGGGCAGCCCGTGGAGCCTTGCGTTTGGCGCGCCTGGGGCGGCCGGTGAAGATGATGGCTGGTGGTGTCAGCGGATGGTTGGATGAGGGTTTTGAACTGGATAGAACAATGGCTGAAGTGCCTTCTGTCTGAAGATCACCGACCAATGCCGACCGGCGACCTGCCGTCATCTCTTGCCATCAATACCTCCCAGCACTCCGAACCCGAGCACAGCCCGGCAACACCCTCCCCCTAAGCCGTCCGTTCTCCCAAACTGCACAAAACCCGCGCGCTCGCTCAGCCGCTCGTAGCACGCCCTGCCGATCCGCTGGTCCACGCGGGCGCGGGCCTGCGCGTGGGGCGGATACAGGGCCGGCGGTGGACTGGAAACCCGCGCCCCCGTCTTCCTGCGCGAAGGGAATGTTCGGCTCGGCGCAGGTCCACGGCACCTTGCGTACGTCGATGGAGCTTGTCTTTCCCAGGATTCGCAGCATGTGTCGTTCCTTTTGCCTGATGGCCTGGACGGTGATTGCGCCGCTTAGGCAGCGGCGATGCCCAAAGGGCGATCCGGCGTCGAATGCCGAGCGCCCCGTGGAATCTCAGACGGCAGCTCCCTGCATTTCCAGGCTTCGAGCGTGCGACCACTCCACGCGGTTGCGCCCGCCGGCCTTGCCGCGGTAGAGGGCCACATCGGCTTCCTGCAGCGCGCCGTCCAGGGCCTGGGCGCTGCCGAACTGCTGCGAAACCCCGATCGTGGCGGTGACGCGCAGCACGGCGGCGCAGCCGACGACTTCGATCGCCTGGTTTTCGATCTCCGCACGCAAACGCTCCGCGAGCCGCGCCGTGCCGGCGGCGTCGGTGTCGCTGCAGATGGCGACGAACTCCTCTCCGCCGATGCGGCCCGTCAAGTCACCCTGCCGCATCGCGCCGCGCAACACCTGCGCCACCTGGCACAGCACGGCATCGCCGGCGTGGTGGCCATGGGTGTCGTTGATGCGCTTGAAATGGTCGACATCGATCAGCAGCAGGCATACGGGAGCCGCACCGGGGGCGCTGAAATGCAACTCGAGCGCCTGCGCCAGCCCGCGCCGGTTGAGCAGTTGCGTCATGGGGTCGCAGGCCGCCATCTGGCGCAGCTCGTCCGTCAGGCGGCGCAGCACCAGCCAGACGATCGAGGGCGGCAGCACGGTGGTGAGGGAGCACATGTAGACGTAGAACACCAGCTGGAAGCGGCTGTCCATGTGCAGCGCTTCCAGCCCGCCATCGACGATGCGCAGGAACTTGAGCGCGTTGAGCACGCAGATGCCGCCGATCAGCAGCGCGAAGAAGACCATCTCGCGCTGCAGGTCCCGCGCAAAGCTGCGCGCGCCCCGGACGACCGCGATGCCCATGACCAGGAACAGCAGCGCCGACACGCCGGCCAGCATGGCATAGCGCGCCACCGGCCCCAGGCTCCACTGCACCAGGACCTGCGCGGCGGCATAGGCCAGGGCAAATGCCGTCAGCGGGCGTACCAGTGCTCCGCCATACCCGAAGAAGCGCATGGCTCCGCAGGCATAGGCCAGGGGCGAGGCGATGGTGAGCGTGTGATTGACCACGCTCATGAGGCTCCAGGCAGGGCCGCCTTCGGCGAGCTGCAGCACATAGGCCAGGCCCAGCAGCAGGTTGCCCAGGGCAAAGAAATCCATCCCCAGCTTCCTGCCGTGCAGCCTGGTGCTGATGAGCAGGAACATCGCCGCGAAGAACAGCAGATGGGCACACAGCATGCCAACAAGAATGGATGCAACCATGGTGAAACAATGACAGAGGTCTGCGCAGCGGCGGGGGACGGCCTGCGATCCAAGGACCAGGCGGTGGATGCACGGCAATCCGTGCCATCGCGGGCTAGCGCGAGAACCGTCGAAGTTTAAGCAAATTGGCTGGCGCGTTGGCGCCGCGTTCAACGCAGCGCACGGAGCACCCTCTCGTTGAATGCCTCTGGTTGGTCGAGCATCACGAAATGCCGGCTTCCGTCGATCCGCACCAGGCGCACCTGGGCCAGCCCCGCATAGGCCGCGGCAAATGCCGCATCGACCTGCTCCGCCGGACCATAGGAGGGGTGGTGGGCATAGATGACGGTGGTCGGTGCCCCAATGCGCGGCAGCTCGGGGCGCAGGTCGGTGGTGGCCAGCTCATACATGGCGTCGGCCACGGTCCTGACATCGGATTGGCGGCCCCAGCGGCTGATGGCCGCGCGGCTGTCGGCGCCCAAGGACAGGCGCGCGGCGCCCGACTCCTGGATCGCCGCGCGCTGCGCATCGGTGGCCGCCAGCAACGTCTCGCGCCCCGCGCGGGCACCAGGCTCCGCGCTTTGGGCCGTTGCCGCCGGGTCGAACAGCAGACTGTAGAAAGGCAGCGCATCGACCACCACCAGCCGGCCGACGGCTTGCGGCTGCCGCGCACCCAGCATCAAGGCCACCGCGCCGCCAAAGGAATGGCCCACCACCGCCGGGCAGGACAGTCCATTGCGTGCGATGTAGCCAGCCAGCGCGGTGGCCAGATGGGCGGCCAGCGGCGCGGCGCCGGGCACCCGCGCGCGGCCGGCAAAGCCCGCGACGTGGATCAGATGCACGCGGTGGCGCACCGTCAACCGCGCCGCCAGCGAGGACCAGACTTCGGGGCTGGAAGCCAGGCCGGGAAGCAGCAGGACGTCGGGGCCGCTGCCCTGGATTTCCACACCGAAAAGCGTGCTTTCGCCAGCGGCCGCACAGGCCGCTGCGCCCAGGCAAGGCCCCAGCAGCAGGGTGAGGACGGCATCGCGGCGCGAAATGGGACGGTTGTTCATGGGTACTGGTCAATGCGGGACGCCGGCGCATGCCGGACCCGGATGGCCACGGCATGGAGATGGGCGGCCATCCAGAAGGGTGCTTCATTGTGCCTGCGCCAGCGCTCACTCGCACGCGGCGCCCATGCCGGCGGCGCCCAAGTCTGCGGGCTCAACGCGACCTCGTCCTACGGAGAAATCGCAGGACGAATTTAGTCTAAGGAATTCCCCACCCTCCACGAAAGATCCCATGACGAAAGAAAGCACAAGTTCGGGCGCCCAGGGCGCAAGTGCCGACAAGGCGGCGGCGAGGAACACCGACAGCGGCCCCTCGGCAATGGGTCCAGGCGGCGGCGACGCGCTGGCCGTGCAGGCGGTCGAGACCAACGACCTGGTGGCCGCCCGGCCCTACAACCCCAACAAGGCCGGCGAGCACGGCTTCAACAATGGCCTGGCACCGGCTCCGGGCGCCACCGCCGAGCCCGCATCGCGCCTGCCCACGGCCAGCACGCTGTCCGAAGGCAATTCGAACGAGAAGGTCGGCACCGTCGCGCCCGAGGGTGTGAACGCCACCATCGCGCCGCTGGACCGCGTGCGCGTCGATTCCTCGGGCCAGATCCTGACCACCAACCAGGGCGTGCCGATCGCCGACAACCAGAACTCGCTCAAGTACGGCGTGCGCGGCCCGGCGCTGCTGGAAGACTTCATCCTGCGCGAGAAGATCACGCATTTCGACCACGAGCGCATTCCCGAGCGCATCGTGCACGCGCGCGGCTCCGCCGCCCACGGCTTCTTCGAGGCCTATGAGTCGCTCAGCGACCTGACGCGCGCTGCACCGTTCCAGGAAGCCGGCAAGATCACGCCGGTGTTCGTGCGCTTTTCCACGGTGCAAGGCGAGCGCGGCTCCAAGGACACGGCGCGCGACGTGCGCGGCTTCGCCGTCAAGTTCTACACCGACGAGGGCAACTGGGACCTGGTGGGCAACAACATCCCGGTGTTCTTCATCCAGGACGCGATGAAGTTCCCGGACCTGGTGCATGCCGTCAAGCCCGAGCCGCACCACCAGATGCCGCAGGCCGCCAGCGCCCACGACACCTTCTGGGACTTCGTCTCGCTGATGCCCGAGTCCACGCACATGCTGATGTGGCAGATGTCGGACCGCGCGATTCCGCGCAGCTACGCCACCATGCAGGGCTTTGGCGTGCACAGCTTCCGCTTCGTCAACGCCGCGGGCGAGTCGGTGTTCGTCAAGTTCCACTGGTCGCCCAAGGCCGGCACGCATTCGCTGGTCTGGGACGAGGCCGTGAAGATCTCGGGCGCCGACCCGGACTACCACCGCCGCGACCTGTGGG
Coding sequences:
- a CDS encoding GGDEF domain-containing protein; amino-acid sequence: MVASILVGMLCAHLLFFAAMFLLISTRLHGRKLGMDFFALGNLLLGLAYVLQLAEGGPAWSLMSVVNHTLTIASPLAYACGAMRFFGYGGALVRPLTAFALAYAAAQVLVQWSLGPVARYAMLAGVSALLFLVMGIAVVRGARSFARDLQREMVFFALLIGGICVLNALKFLRIVDGGLEALHMDSRFQLVFYVYMCSLTTVLPPSIVWLVLRRLTDELRQMAACDPMTQLLNRRGLAQALELHFSAPGAAPVCLLLIDVDHFKRINDTHGHHAGDAVLCQVAQVLRGAMRQGDLTGRIGGEEFVAICSDTDAAGTARLAERLRAEIENQAIEVVGCAAVLRVTATIGVSQQFGSAQALDGALQEADVALYRGKAGGRNRVEWSHARSLEMQGAAV
- a CDS encoding alpha/beta fold hydrolase, with amino-acid sequence MNNRPISRRDAVLTLLLGPCLGAAACAAAGESTLFGVEIQGSGPDVLLLPGLASSPEVWSSLAARLTVRHRVHLIHVAGFAGRARVPGAAPLAAHLATALAGYIARNGLSCPAVVGHSFGGAVALMLGARQPQAVGRLVVVDALPFYSLLFDPAATAQSAEPGARAGRETLLAATDAQRAAIQESGAARLSLGADSRAAISRWGRQSDVRTVADAMYELATTDLRPELPRIGAPTTVIYAHHPSYGPAEQVDAAFAAAYAGLAQVRLVRIDGSRHFVMLDQPEAFNERVLRALR
- a CDS encoding OPT family oligopeptide transporter — translated: MTNTQPLREFTLRGVVLGALITLAFTAANVYLGLKVGLTFASAIPAAVISMALLYRFKDSNILENNMVQTQASAAGTLSSVIFVLPGLLMLGLWSGFPFWQTALLCAAGGTLGVLFTVPLRRVMVVQSPHLPYPEGLAAAEVLRVGDAQRHQEEDAPSSSGLRELAWGTGLAALFGLFGSGFRVLGDAVNVWIPAGSVAFRFAAGFSPALLAAGYLMGAAAGAAVLLGLVLCWGLVVPWLTAQATPEAGQAVSALALQLWSGKARFLGAGVIGVAALWTVATLARPILQAMRNQPARRADAPAASDETDRDMPRRWMLLIGLAALGVLFAVVDYFIAQHMPGLSAAARHGLSALCVVFAAVFGFLVAAACGYMAGLVGSSASPISGIGIIATILMGLSLLALHALAPAYADSVSGQLGVALVLFMVSSVLAMAAISNDNLQDLKTGYLVGATPWRQQAVLIIGVLVGALVIPPVLDLLYNAYGFAGAMPREGMDAAQALAALQATLMTQIANGIFTGGLDWTMLGLGMALGVLVILADVALRRAGKGALPPLAVGLGIYLPPTIGMTLALGALLGWLVQRAIQRHGARHGKAWIDTASERGLLLASGLIVGESLTGLLIAALIGFSGRDAPLALVEQGFTPAMWLGMGCFAALFAFFYRRVLRK
- a CDS encoding rhodanese-like domain-containing protein, whose translation is MSTKPTEVTAIPAAPPAVAEAHFAAEFSFETDCWDVHDGLRKGPDFVLLDVRSPTLFAMGHIPGAINLPHGKIVESKLMDWPKQTLFVTYCAGPHCNGAARGALRLARLGRPVKMMAGGVSGWLDEGFELDRTMAEVPSV
- the ftrA gene encoding transcriptional regulator FtrA, with the protein product MTAIDEITPTAVSTHGPLVVAPVYDGLCTFEFSIVAEIFGLTRPEMGPGWYRFASAAVEPGVLRAHGGLRVMADGQADLLEHADLIVMAGWKGPQVPVPEELAQRLRMAWERGARLASICSGAFVLAATGLLDGRRAATHWRYAEALRSRHPAIEVDAEVLYAEEDRILTSAGSAAGMDLMLHIVRSDYGVAAANSVARRLVMPPHRSGGQAQFIERPVQPHRWSRLSDLLEQIRTDLQAHWTVDRMAEIVLMSPRTFLRRFIAATGLPPGQWLNAERVAQAQRLLESSSMPLDDIGMQVGFGSAQALRHHFKSRLGLTPRAYRGMFGAALANTGMASVRRER